Proteins encoded within one genomic window of Sulfurovum sp. XGS-02:
- a CDS encoding TRAP transporter substrate-binding protein translates to MRRRDFIAGTAIGATALALNGCHRAEEKTEGSSANINRGKKVTLKLATSWPAHFPIMGTGVDAFAKRCAQLSGGTLEIKVYAKNILVPALQVFDSTSAAQIDAFHSGVYYWKGKNPAFSIFGGMPLGLTSEEMVTWMKFGGGYELWREMYGKFNLYPLIGGTTGPQMGGWFKKEINSLADLKGLKMRIPGLGGEVMKKLGVNPVLLPAGDIYTSLERGTIDATEWVGPALDSMMGFAKAAPYYYTGWHEPGSILEITFNKARWEKLSAEHQAIITAASEEMSANMLHEFRYQNAKALQELPDNVEIRTFPKDMMDAAKTALGEVLAAQSAQSEDFKRVLKSYQDFVKLNKPWDDISTRNFLNIRG, encoded by the coding sequence ATGAGAAGAAGAGACTTTATTGCCGGTACAGCCATCGGGGCTACTGCTTTGGCACTAAACGGATGCCATAGGGCTGAAGAGAAAACAGAAGGCAGTTCTGCCAATATCAACCGGGGTAAAAAAGTAACGCTCAAGCTCGCCACTTCCTGGCCTGCACACTTTCCCATTATGGGAACAGGCGTGGATGCATTTGCTAAGCGCTGTGCCCAACTGAGCGGAGGCACACTCGAGATCAAAGTCTACGCCAAGAACATTCTCGTCCCTGCTCTTCAAGTCTTTGACTCTACCTCCGCAGCACAGATAGATGCGTTTCACTCCGGTGTCTACTACTGGAAAGGTAAGAATCCTGCATTCTCTATCTTCGGTGGCATGCCTCTGGGGCTCACAAGTGAAGAGATGGTCACATGGATGAAATTTGGCGGAGGGTATGAACTCTGGCGTGAAATGTACGGTAAATTCAACCTCTATCCGCTCATAGGAGGAACAACAGGACCTCAAATGGGCGGCTGGTTCAAAAAAGAGATCAACTCTCTTGCCGATCTTAAAGGCCTCAAGATGCGTATCCCAGGACTGGGTGGAGAGGTGATGAAGAAACTGGGAGTGAACCCTGTACTGCTGCCTGCCGGGGATATCTATACATCACTCGAACGCGGCACGATAGATGCTACAGAATGGGTAGGACCTGCACTGGACAGTATGATGGGTTTTGCAAAAGCAGCGCCCTACTACTATACAGGCTGGCATGAACCAGGTTCCATACTCGAGATCACGTTCAACAAAGCAAGATGGGAAAAGCTCAGTGCCGAACATCAGGCTATTATTACGGCAGCCAGTGAAGAGATGTCAGCGAACATGCTTCATGAATTTAGATACCAAAATGCAAAAGCACTGCAAGAACTTCCAGACAATGTAGAGATAAGAACATTCCCTAAAGATATGATGGATGCAGCCAAAACTGCACTGGGTGAAGTGTTGGCTGCCCAAAGTGCCCAAAGTGAAGATTTTAAACGTGTATTAAAAAGTTATCAGGATTTTGT